The sequence GCTCTGCCCACCACGAGACATCCCGTTGGCCCCGGGGGACCAGCTGACGATGCTGGGCCGTCTCGCCGAGTTCGACGCCCGTGGGCTGACGGTCGCGGGAATGCACGATGCCCGTACCTTCGCTGAGATCGCAGCCGTCGCGCGCAAACGGCAGGAACGCTCCGGGTCCGACCCCATCCTGCGCAGTGACGCGGGCCAGGGGCGGCTCGGCCGGGTCCGGGCGCTGCTCGCCACCATCCGCGCCGAGTTCGACGGCCCGTTCCGCTGGGCGCTCGCCGCCGTGCTCACGCTCGTGGTCCTGAGCACCGTCGTGCTGCGACTGACCTACGCCGCCAACGACCCGGACGCACCGGACAACTTCGACGCCTTCGACGCGCTCTATCTGACGGTCGAGACGATGACGACGGTCGGGTACGGCGACTTCAATTTTGGCGACGCCACCCATTGGCTACAGGCCTTCGGCATCCTTCTGATGCTCTTCGGCGCCCTCTCGGTCGCCGTCATCTACGCCTTCATCACCAACGTCATCATCAGCCGGAAGCTGGAGAAGGCGCTCGGTCGCGGCCGGGCCGGCACCGTGCGCGGCCATGTGGTGCTGTGCGGGCTCGGCAAGGTCGGTACGGCGACGATGGAAGGGCTGCTGCGTGCCGGCCGGGCCGTGGTGGTGATCGAGCGGGACGAGCACAACCGGTTCCTGCCGGTCGCCCGCGAGCGTGGCGTCCCGGTGGTGATCGGCGACGCGACGGTGCGGACCACCCTGCTGCAGGCCGGTCTCGGCCATGCGACCGCGATCGCGGCTCTGACCAGCGACGGCGTCGCCAACCTGGAGACCGTGCTGTCCGCCCGCGATGCCTACGAGGAGCTGGCTCAGGCCCGCGACGAGCGGCTCGCGGCCCGCCACGCCGCCAGCAAGGCGGGCGGCCGGTCCTACCAGCGCCATGCCCGCGTCGCGGCCGGCCCGACCCCGGATGCAGGGTCCGACGAGACCGCGTTGCGGGTGGTGCTGCGCGTGGCCGACGCGTCGATGACCTCGGAGGTGGAGCGTCGGTTCGACATCCACACCGTGCGCAGTGCCGCGGCGCTCGCTGCGCCCTACTTCGTGGGCGCAGCCCTCGGTTACGACGTCATCAGCACCTTCTACGTCGAACGCACCCCGTTCCTGGTTGCTCGCATGGTCGTGCGCCCCGGTGCCGCCCTGGTCGGCCCGACCCTCGCCGAGCTGGCCACCGGGGCCCGCATTCTGGCCGTCACCGCGGCGGCGGAGCCGCACAGGGCCGGGCCCAACGGGGAGACTCCCGCCGCGGCGGTGAACGGCGCGGCGGTGAACGGCGCGGCGCCCGCCCGGCCCAATCTGCGGCCCAGCCGCCACACCCGGTTGCGGGCCGGCGACGAACTGCTCGCGGTCGGCCCGGTGACCGAGATCGTCGACATGATCCGCCGCAATCAGCGCCCGGTCGACGCACGCCGTTCGGAGTCGCTCTCGCCGGCGGGCGCCAATGGCACGGCCGAGCCGGAAGAACGCGACGGCTGACGTTTCCTCGTCCCGTTGGACGTGGCGAAGGCAGCCGAACTCAGGCACGGTGGCAGTACCCGCACCCGCTGACAGCGTGTCCTATCCGGCCGGTCCGTCCATCGTTCTTTCGGCTGATGTCTGCCATCCGGCCGATCCGCCGATCGTTCTTTCGGTGGACCCGGCGCGGGACACCTCGGGGCGAAAGACAGGGACTCAAACGGGCCCGAAGCGGGGATCTTGGAGTCAGAACACCACCTGGTGCACAAGGAAAGTGATGACCGATGCCCACCGAGCCCTACCCGGACTCCCCGGCCCCCTCCGCCCCGCTGCCCGCCGACCCAGGCCACCCCGTCCGTCTTGACGCCGAGCCCGAGCCCGACGAGCGGCTCTCGCGCTGGCTGTGGCTGGTCAAATGGTTCCTGATCATTCCACATTCGATTATCCTGCTGTTTCTCTGGATCGCGTTCTTCCTGCTCACCGTCGTCGCCTTCTTCGCGATCCTGTTCACCGGGCGCTATCCGCGCGGGATTTTCCGTTTCAATGTCGGAGTGCTGCGCTGGACCTGGCGGGTTCGATACTATGCCTACGGCGCGCTCGGAACCGACCAGTATCCACCATTCACGCTCGGCGACGTTCCGGACTATCCGATCCGTTTCGACGTGGCCTATCCGGAACGCCTTTCCCGTGGCCTCGTCCTGGTGAAGTGGTGGCTGCTCGCCATCCCGCAGTATCTGGTGGTCGCGATCTTCGCCGGGTTTGGCGACTGGGGCGGTGGCGGCCACCGGTTCCTGCACGGTGACCACGGCTTCGGCGGACCGCCCGGGCTGGTCGGCCTCCTGATCGCCGTCGCCGCCGTCGTCCTGCTGTTCAGGGGCCGGTATCCGCGTCCGCTGTATGACCTGATCATCGGTCTGGACCGGTGGACCGCCAGGGTCATCGCCTACGCGGCCCTGATGACTGACGTCTACCCGCCGTTCCGGCTCGACCAGGGAGGGCCCGACCCCTCGGCCGCGCCGACACCCCCGGCGCCCCCGGCGCCGACCTGGCCGGCTGCCTCTGTCGACGCTTCATAACCGCTGGCACATAAGGAGAACGGAAGTTCTCGTCTCGGCCGCCGACCCGCCCCGGGCCGGCGGCCGAGCGCGTGCGGAGCGGTTCAACCCCGCCCGGAGCGGTGCGATTTCCGGCTAGTCTGACAGCGCACAGAAGATCACCAGTTCGGCGACGTACGCGGGTCCGGTACTGGTCACATCACTGGGTCACGGCAGCGGGTCACGGCGACATGGGGTCACGGCGACATGGGTCGCGACGCCGGCGGGTCACCGCGGCGGCAGGTCATGGTGCGACACGGGTCTCGGAGGCGAGCCTGGTGTGATCATCAGGGTGACGGTGCGGCACGCGTCCACGGGCGCGAGCCGGGACGTCGAGATCACCGCGGAGCCCGCTACCACCCTCGCGTCCGTTCTGGCCGCGCTGCCGCTGCCCGCCGCGGGCCGTCCCTGCTACATCGGCGAGCGGCTTCTCGACCCGACGGTCACCGTGGGGGAGAGCCCGCTGCTCCAGGGCGCGACTGTCAGTATCGGCGCACCCGGCCCGCGCCAGCGCGCGCTGGCGGCGGGGGCGGTCGGCGCACTGCGGGTTCTCGACGGGCCCGACGTGGGAGTCGTCGCCTGGCTCCCGCCTGGTCGGCGGACGGCGGCCCGCACCGGCGACGCCGACCTCGTGCTGCACTGCGAGCAGGCCTCCCGTGAGCACGTCGAGATCGAGATCGATGTCCTGGGCCGAGCGGCGGCCGTCGACGTCGGCTCCTTCAACGGCACCTTCCTCGATGGCGAGCGGCTGACCGAGCCGGCCGTGCTGTCGGCTGGCTCGCTGCTCCAGGTCGGTTCCGACCGGCTGGAATGGGTTTCGCTGCCGGCCGCCGGCCTGATCACGAAGCCAGGCGGTGACGGCCGGCTCGACTTCGACCGGACGTTCATCTCCCCGCCGGCCGTCCACCCGGCCGAGATCGTGCTGCCGACCCCACCGACCCGGCCGCCCACCTCCCGGCTGGGAGCCTGGCTCTCGGCCCTGCTTCCGGTAGCGATGGGCCTGGTGCTCGCCGTGGTCACGCACCGCACGCTTGTCCTGCTGATGTGCCTGCTGGGCCCGCTCGGCGTGATCGGGACCCAGATGAGCGACCGTCGCCAACGCCGGCTGGACCGCGGGCGTTATGAAGAGGCCACAGCCGGCGTGGCTCGCGGTCTCGGTACAAGGATCGCCGACGAGGAACGGACCCGTCGGGCGCAGGCACCAGACCTTGTCGAGGTGACACTGGCGGCGACCGGCGCCAGTCGGCACCTGTGGCCCCGGAACGCGGACTCGCCGGATGGGCTGTCCCTTCGGCTCGGCGTCGGCACCGCCGCGCCTTCGTTCGTGATCCGCGGCGAGCGGTGGGCCGGCTTCCGGGAGCCTGAGCTGCGCGGGGTTCCGCTGACGGTAGACCTGCGCGCCGTCGGGGTCCTCGGCATCGTCGGCCCGGCGGCCACCGCGGGATCGCTCGCCCGTTGGCTGCTGATCCAGCTCGGCACGCTGCGCAGTCCCGACGACCTGCGTCTCGTGCTCATCACCTCGAACGACGGTGCCGACCTTTCCTGGGCGACCTGGCTGCCGCACACCTACGACAGCGAAGCCGGTGATCTTCCCTGTTGGGTGGGGAACACGGCGTCCACCCGAGCCGACCGCGTCCGCGAGTTGCGCGAACTGATCTCGATCCGGCTGGCCGAACGGCGCGGGAACACCAATGTCCGCCACGAGATGGACGTGGTCGTCCTGCTGGACGGCGCTCTCGCGTTGCGCAACCTGCCCGGGATGAAGGCGGTCCTTCGCGACGGTCCCGAGGCCGGCGTCTACGTCCTCGCGGTCGACCGGACCGCGCCGAACGAATGCCGCGGCACCTGCGTCGTCGACGACCACCTTGCCCTGGAGCTCACGCGCGGGCGGGGCGAGCCACCGGTACACGGCGTCGCCGAAGGCCTCGACGCCGAGCCGGCCGAGGAGCTCGCCCGCGCGATCGCGCCGATGCGGGACCGGCTGAGCCTCGGCGGCACGGCGGCGAGCCTGCCCACGCAGGTCCGGCTCCTCGACCTGGTTGGTATCCAACGGCCGAGCGCCGGCGCCGTCGCGGAGCTGTGGGCCGCCTCGCCGGGACCGACCACCCGTGTCGTTCTCGGCGCCGACGCCGACGGGCCCGTCACCATCGACCTGGCCGCCCAGGGACCGCACACGATGCTCGGCGGCGCCACCGGGGCGGGCAAGAGCATCCTGCTGCAGACGCTGGTGACCTCCCTGCTGCTGGCGAACGCGCCGGACGAGCTGAACCTGGTGCTCATCGACTTCAAGGGCGGTGGTGCGTTCCTGCCGTTCGAGAACTGCCCCCATGTGGTCGCGCTGCTGCGCTCGACCGGGGAGACGGCGGCCGACGTGTTCGACCAGGCGGCCGCCCGGCGCGTGCTCGCGTCGGTCCGAGCCGAGGTCCACCGGCGGGAACGGCTCCTCGCGCGGTACGGCGGCGAGATCGACGAGTACTGGCGTGCCCGACGTACCGGCCGCCCGATGGCTTCGTTGCCACGGCTTGCGCTGGTTTTTGACGAGTTCGCCCGGGTGCTGGAGACCTCGCCGGACTTCCTGCGTGAGCTGGTCAACGTCGCTGCCAAGGGGCGATCGCTGGGCATGCACCTCGTGCTGGCCACCCAGTCGTTGCAGGGGAAGCTCTCCGCTGAGCTGAAGAACAACATCGACCTGCGGATCACCCTGCGGCAGAACGAGCCGGCTGACAGCATCGAGGTCCTCGGTGTTCCCGATGCGGCGGCCATCCCCGGCCGGCTGCGCGGACGCGGCCTGATCCTCTTCACCAAGGACGAGACCCGTGCGCCGCGGCCGTTCCAGTCTGGCTACCTCGGCGACCCGCCCCCCGCCGACGGCGCGCCACCGGCCCGGGTCCGCGTCGTCGACTGGGGCGCGCTCGGCCTGCCGCGACCCGAGGAGAAGGTCGACCACGGAGGCGCCGCCACCGACCAGACGCTGACTATTCGCGCCATCGAGGAAGCGGCGGCCCGGGCGGACCTACCGGCACCGTTCCGGCCTCTGCTGCCACCGTTGCCCGCTGACCTGACGATCGCCGACCTGGCCGCGGCCGCGACGACACCGGCCGGCGCTACGGAGATCCCGGTCGGCCTGGCCGACGAGCCGGCCGTTCAGGCGCAACCCCCGCTGGTCTTCGACCTTGCCGGCACCGACCGGCTCCTGGCCGCGGGCGGACCGCAGAGCGGCCGCACCACGCTCGCCGCCGCGCTCATCACCGGTATGGCCGCACGGTTCAGGCCCGACGAGGCGCATGTCTACGTCATCGAACGACAACCAGCTGGCCTCGACGCCTATACGGCGCTGCCACACTGCGGCGCCGTCGTCTCCACGGCGGAACCTGACCGCGTCCGCCGGCTGACCGCCTGGCTGCTCGGGGAGGTCACCACTCGTCTGTCCACCCGCGCGGCGCCGGCCGGCCTCGGCGGTGCCGGTGCCAGGGGCGGTGCCAGCGGCGGTGGCGGTGGCGCGGCCGCGGGGCCGGGTGGTGGCGCGCGGTGGCCGTGGATCGTGCTGATCGTCGACGGTTGGGAGTACTTCGAGAACCGGGCCGACCCGAATTTCGTCGAGACAACCCCGTTGCAGGAACTACGCGAGGTGATCGCTGCCGGACCACCCGTCGGAGTCCATGTCATCCTGCTCGGCGGCCACGACCTCGCCGGCAGCCGGACGGCGGCCTTGTTCACCCGCCGGCTCCTGCTGCCGTTTGGCAAAGAGGAACTGCGCCGACTGCACTACCCGACCGGCACCCCGAGCCCGCCCGACCTCCCCGGCCGGGCCGTCGACGCCGCGACCGGTACCCACCTCCAACTGGTTCGTTCGCACCTGTCGGCGGCCCGTCTGACCGAGTACGTCACCCAGCTGAGGCTCGGGCCTGCCATTGACGACGCCCGCGGCCCGGACCGCCGGTCGGAGCCTGACCGGGCTGGGCCCGCTCGACAGGTCAGAATGGCCAGTCATTCCGAGAGCGGCCCCGCCGCCAATGCGGATAGCGATCGTTCGCCGGCGGACTTGGCGTCAGCAACCCACCGGCGGGCATTCGTGCCGCCGACCGCGGTCGCCCCGTTGGCCTTCGGACTGCCGCGCGCGTTTCCGTCGATGCCGATCCGAGTGCGATCCGACGAGCTACCGGCGCCGCATCCCGCA is a genomic window of Pseudofrankia inefficax containing:
- a CDS encoding NAD-binding protein, with the protein product MAKVSGHVIVCGLSALGSRVAEQLVASGVAVVVVDDRDPTGSRRRLERSGVRVVPESAHSPEALREADIDTALAVAACGDLDLDNLQTAIAAAEVAPSRRLVVSIDNAQLGDQLATAIPAATVINMADRVGPSFVEACIRSDVVHAFTLFADPATNHDQEASEVFAVVDAVVDEADAFRARYGDLTPIALRRPSDRDPVLCPPRDIPLAPGDQLTMLGRLAEFDARGLTVAGMHDARTFAEIAAVARKRQERSGSDPILRSDAGQGRLGRVRALLATIRAEFDGPFRWALAAVLTLVVLSTVVLRLTYAANDPDAPDNFDAFDALYLTVETMTTVGYGDFNFGDATHWLQAFGILLMLFGALSVAVIYAFITNVIISRKLEKALGRGRAGTVRGHVVLCGLGKVGTATMEGLLRAGRAVVVIERDEHNRFLPVARERGVPVVIGDATVRTTLLQAGLGHATAIAALTSDGVANLETVLSARDAYEELAQARDERLAARHAASKAGGRSYQRHARVAAGPTPDAGSDETALRVVLRVADASMTSEVERRFDIHTVRSAAALAAPYFVGAALGYDVISTFYVERTPFLVARMVVRPGAALVGPTLAELATGARILAVTAAAEPHRAGPNGETPAAAVNGAAVNGAAPARPNLRPSRHTRLRAGDELLAVGPVTEIVDMIRRNQRPVDARRSESLSPAGANGTAEPEERDG
- a CDS encoding FtsK/SpoIIIE domain-containing protein, which translates into the protein MTVRHASTGASRDVEITAEPATTLASVLAALPLPAAGRPCYIGERLLDPTVTVGESPLLQGATVSIGAPGPRQRALAAGAVGALRVLDGPDVGVVAWLPPGRRTAARTGDADLVLHCEQASREHVEIEIDVLGRAAAVDVGSFNGTFLDGERLTEPAVLSAGSLLQVGSDRLEWVSLPAAGLITKPGGDGRLDFDRTFISPPAVHPAEIVLPTPPTRPPTSRLGAWLSALLPVAMGLVLAVVTHRTLVLLMCLLGPLGVIGTQMSDRRQRRLDRGRYEEATAGVARGLGTRIADEERTRRAQAPDLVEVTLAATGASRHLWPRNADSPDGLSLRLGVGTAAPSFVIRGERWAGFREPELRGVPLTVDLRAVGVLGIVGPAATAGSLARWLLIQLGTLRSPDDLRLVLITSNDGADLSWATWLPHTYDSEAGDLPCWVGNTASTRADRVRELRELISIRLAERRGNTNVRHEMDVVVLLDGALALRNLPGMKAVLRDGPEAGVYVLAVDRTAPNECRGTCVVDDHLALELTRGRGEPPVHGVAEGLDAEPAEELARAIAPMRDRLSLGGTAASLPTQVRLLDLVGIQRPSAGAVAELWAASPGPTTRVVLGADADGPVTIDLAAQGPHTMLGGATGAGKSILLQTLVTSLLLANAPDELNLVLIDFKGGGAFLPFENCPHVVALLRSTGETAADVFDQAAARRVLASVRAEVHRRERLLARYGGEIDEYWRARRTGRPMASLPRLALVFDEFARVLETSPDFLRELVNVAAKGRSLGMHLVLATQSLQGKLSAELKNNIDLRITLRQNEPADSIEVLGVPDAAAIPGRLRGRGLILFTKDETRAPRPFQSGYLGDPPPADGAPPARVRVVDWGALGLPRPEEKVDHGGAATDQTLTIRAIEEAAARADLPAPFRPLLPPLPADLTIADLAAAATTPAGATEIPVGLADEPAVQAQPPLVFDLAGTDRLLAAGGPQSGRTTLAAALITGMAARFRPDEAHVYVIERQPAGLDAYTALPHCGAVVSTAEPDRVRRLTAWLLGEVTTRLSTRAAPAGLGGAGARGGASGGGGGAAAGPGGGARWPWIVLIVDGWEYFENRADPNFVETTPLQELREVIAAGPPVGVHVILLGGHDLAGSRTAALFTRRLLLPFGKEELRRLHYPTGTPSPPDLPGRAVDAATGTHLQLVRSHLSAARLTEYVTQLRLGPAIDDARGPDRRSEPDRAGPARQVRMASHSESGPAANADSDRSPADLASATHRRAFVPPTAVAPLAFGLPRAFPSMPIRVRSDELPAPHPAPSPTWLPLGIGGKDVATVGLDLFGPGPHALLVSGPPGSGRTTAAATIVRGLRRLGVGTLVVAPPRSPLPALLGDDDPGIRLIRAGDVKDTQLREAAETFGDGRFAVIVDDCDHLTIEPTVVNFADARTLLEDAASPAAAGRQALILCGDATPILNGQRRSLLKVTNEIRTSGGLLLLTPTSPHTAREHNLRLEPDQLVPTPPGRGYLTIRGTATLIQLAT
- a CDS encoding DUF4389 domain-containing protein, yielding MPTEPYPDSPAPSAPLPADPGHPVRLDAEPEPDERLSRWLWLVKWFLIIPHSIILLFLWIAFFLLTVVAFFAILFTGRYPRGIFRFNVGVLRWTWRVRYYAYGALGTDQYPPFTLGDVPDYPIRFDVAYPERLSRGLVLVKWWLLAIPQYLVVAIFAGFGDWGGGGHRFLHGDHGFGGPPGLVGLLIAVAAVVLLFRGRYPRPLYDLIIGLDRWTARVIAYAALMTDVYPPFRLDQGGPDPSAAPTPPAPPAPTWPAASVDAS